The Coregonus clupeaformis isolate EN_2021a chromosome 35, ASM2061545v1, whole genome shotgun sequence genome includes the window TTATACCATACCTAGTATGAAATACAAGAGCTACCAATAGCTATGAAAAATGGCAATCCTGTATTGTTGTGTAGCAAAAATACACACGTCTGCAGCCCCGCAATTATAAATGTGATGCCAGTATACAGGGTCGCTATTTTGCGTTTGTGTTACTTCGTTGCATATGTATGGTATAAATTAGGCATAAGTCACAATTGTCCTCTGTATCACATAGTGTTCTGCATATTACGGTGAATCAAGTAAACAGACCAATTACAGACTgggtaaaatacaattttattcaGGATATAGGAAGAGGACATAGAGAGATACGGTAGCTACATGAACCAATAACAGTAACATTCTAAAGACCTGACAGTATAACTTAGACCAACAATGTCATCCATAGGCCTGTGTATAATTAATTATGTCAGCACTACTCACAACAACACAATCCTACTAATAGCActaatactgtaggtagggttaaagaTTCAATAGAAATGCTCCCCAACTTGCAAAAGAGTAGGGCAACAGCAAAATGGCTTCTAGAGAAACTCTGGTATAGGAATTGTCTGGTCACTGAGCATCAGCATGGCTATAACATTTAGGCTTGTAAACTTATATGTGGGTAATTGTGACTAATGGTATGAATGCATGCTTTTAAAATGGCCAGTACTTATGGTGTTGCAGCAGTGTGCAAAGCAATGAAAGAAGCTTCACTTGATCCTGTGAGGTTTGGTTAGCACCGACAAAGTGAGAGTTCAGCTAATGGAAACAATACCAATAACTGACACTTTGATTTACTAGTAGTATCCTATAGCTATGCAGATAGCATCATACAGTTAAATGTGTCATAAAGAATGTGCCTTTCCTCTAATCAGGGGCAATCAAGGAAATATCCAAGTATTGACATAATCATATCTCAAACAAATACAGTGCAGTCATGTGTTTGCCACTACCATGTGTGTaagatgggggggggggataaTGTGGAGGAACTGTTATTATCTGAAACTCTTTCATTGACTTAATAGATGCAGTACATTTACAGCTGGCACCAGACACCTCTTTTTGGAGCTAAAACAGTTCGGAGACAAACTTAACCACTACTGCAAAAAGCACCATTTAATGATGTTGAACAAAGGTGCCCAATACCAGGCCAATAAACAGGAGTTGCGATATGAGTGTGTTTGGCatagtggtgtgtgcatatgtgactGTCTGCAGGCTggggggtgggtaggagggggaCTCAGCAGGGAGGACGGTTGGTTACGGTCGTCACTGTCTGGGCAAGTTCCAAAGTCATAAAGCcagcctatttctacaatttatattcTTGAAATCTAACCTCAATCACACTGCAAACCTTATGCCTtgtaccttaaattaagaccaaaaagcaaatttttggttttcataattttttataatatagccaattttgacattGCAACTAGACCATCTAGTGGGAACCGTTGGTTACTAAGGCGACAACAACCTCTTGACCTATTTCCTGGCGACGATGAGGCTGTGGTAAAGGGGCTTCACCACGACGTGCAGGTAGAGGGAGCTGTCAATGAGGTACTCAGACGCCCGGCGGTGAAGGTCGGCGTCCACCAGGAAATCCCCGGCCTCCTCAGTGCTCTGGTGGAAGTTGTAGATGTGACGAACCACCATTTTACCCCCCTGCCTCGCCGTCACGATCACCGTCTTCTGGAAGCTCACACCGGCGAAGTCGGGGCTGGAAGTGGCTGGGGTGACGATGATGCGCGGACGGCCGCCGTCGGTGCGTGTGGCCTGCATCTCGTTAGTATAGGCGGAGCGCACGCTGAGCGGGAGCCAGCGTGGGGAGAACAGGGCGTTCCAGGTCACCCGCTTGCtggcatcgctgccactggggccCAGCTGGGTCTGGAAGCTGAAGCTGCGGTCGTCGCGCGTGGGGTTGTTGATGACCCACGGCGAGCCCCAGGACGGCGACAGGTAGTTGCGCGGCGTGAATATGCTGCAGTTGACGTCAAAGTATTTGGCCAGCTGGACGGGCGAGGCCGAGTGGAACTGGAAGGCCAGGAAGAGCAGGTCACGGATGGACTCGTAGTATTTCAGCATGAGTGGCGACTGCTTCTGCAGACGGAACAGGTGCTGCGGGGGGATCATGCCGTAGCGCACCTGCCTCAGGGCATTCTCCACCGTCAGGCCAGCCGGCTGGTTCTGGCCGATCCAGGCCTCCAGGGCCTCATAGAGCTCCAGCTCGCTCTGCAGGATGAGGTCGGAGCGCTGCATCAGGGACAGCAGCAGGTCGTCGCTGATGGAGCCCCACTCGCCGCTCTGCAACACCGACGACAGGTTCCAGGAGAGGTACTGGAGGCAGCTGTCCCTCAGGTTGGCGTCGCCGATCTGCATGGCGTACTGGTACCAGCCAACCACGTGGCCCGTCGGGGAGTCGCTGGACAGGTGCCCCGTCATGTACTGGCTCAGGCCCTGCTGGAGGCTCCACACACGGTACTTGCTGGCCAGCTTGTGCAGAGGGATTGCCTGGTCCAGACGCACGGAGATGTCACCGCAGTAGAGGTACCTGCAGAGATAAAACAAGGCTCGATCGGTCTGCAGAAACATTAGCAGTCATTACTGAACTTGAAAGGAGGTCActtttttatacaaaatatgaAACATCACTAGCCCAATTCtgttcctcctccatccccctgaggTGTGCACTCATTctgtctcctcccccctccagGTCCCCTCACCTGATGAACTTGTCAAAGACAGCAGCACAGTCAGCAGGCTCTCTCAGGACCACGGTGCTGGTGTTGCGGCTG containing:
- the LOC123482636 gene encoding BTB/POZ domain-containing protein 17-like isoform X1; its protein translation is MAHTYEGGIPARVYLGSLLVALCFQPITVGGVDPVLNGIPSSSLPVAALKQEVALENGATTLNHSMAMVQRMEGLLAQGNGSDVALRVQTVNTDEVKVIQAHTLVLSLQSEVFEELMLSRNTSTVVLREPADCAAVFDKFIRYLYCGDISVRLDQAIPLHKLASKYRVWSLQQGLSQYMTGHLSSDSPTGHVVGWYQYAMQIGDANLRDSCLQYLSWNLSSVLQSGEWGSISDDLLLSLMQRSDLILQSELELYEALEAWIGQNQPAGLTVENALRQVRYGMIPPQHLFRLQKQSPLMLKYYESIRDLLFLAFQFHSASPVQLAKYFDVNCSIFTPRNYLSPSWGSPWVINNPTRDDRSFSFQTQLGPSGSDASKRVTWNALFSPRWLPLSVRSAYTNEMQATRTDGGRPRIIVTPATSSPDFAGVSFQKTVIVTARQGGKMVVRHIYNFHQSTEEAGDFLVDADLHRRASEYLIDSSLYLHVVVKPLYHSLIVARK
- the LOC123482636 gene encoding BTB/POZ domain-containing protein 17-like isoform X2 → MAHTYEGGIPARVYLGSLLVALCFQPITVGGAALKQEVALENGATTLNHSMAMVQRMEGLLAQGNGSDVALRVQTVNTDEVKVIQAHTLVLSLQSEVFEELMLSRNTSTVVLREPADCAAVFDKFIRYLYCGDISVRLDQAIPLHKLASKYRVWSLQQGLSQYMTGHLSSDSPTGHVVGWYQYAMQIGDANLRDSCLQYLSWNLSSVLQSGEWGSISDDLLLSLMQRSDLILQSELELYEALEAWIGQNQPAGLTVENALRQVRYGMIPPQHLFRLQKQSPLMLKYYESIRDLLFLAFQFHSASPVQLAKYFDVNCSIFTPRNYLSPSWGSPWVINNPTRDDRSFSFQTQLGPSGSDASKRVTWNALFSPRWLPLSVRSAYTNEMQATRTDGGRPRIIVTPATSSPDFAGVSFQKTVIVTARQGGKMVVRHIYNFHQSTEEAGDFLVDADLHRRASEYLIDSSLYLHVVVKPLYHSLIVARK